A genomic stretch from Leptospira licerasiae serovar Varillal str. VAR 010 includes:
- a CDS encoding LIC_10177 family protein, whose product MEMQGKQKYDDYREAVAQLPNTYIPVDEEFLQKYQVEIDAIKEFLSDKGGLHHLAVEGEFHTLCRVPSKEILSSASERAKKLDPIESDIDFVQRCLVYPSAEIFRGWINSGAPGLAAAISRKLFDLAKVNQEAISKKL is encoded by the coding sequence ATGGAAATGCAGGGAAAACAGAAATACGACGATTATAGGGAAGCAGTCGCACAGTTGCCGAATACCTATATCCCCGTGGACGAGGAATTTTTACAGAAATACCAAGTCGAAATTGATGCGATCAAAGAGTTTCTTTCAGACAAGGGAGGGTTACATCACTTAGCGGTGGAAGGAGAATTCCATACACTTTGCCGCGTTCCTTCCAAGGAGATTCTATCTTCTGCATCCGAAAGAGCGAAGAAACTGGATCCGATCGAGTCGGATATAGATTTCGTGCAACGTTGTTTGGTGTATCCGTCTGCGGAGATATTCCGAGGTTGGATAAACTCGGGTGCGCCCGGCCTTGCGGCGGCGATTAGCAGAAAACTTTTCGATCTTGCAAAAGTAAATCAAGAGGCAATTTCAAAAAAGCTTTAG
- a CDS encoding LLM class flavin-dependent oxidoreductase, whose amino-acid sequence MIRLSVLDQSPIRKGGTAFQAVQETIELAKLTDKLGYHRYWVSEHHNILGLAGSSPEVLISHLAGETKGIRMGSGGIMLPNHSSLKVAENFRMLETLFPGRIDLGLGRAPGGDRLTAAILNPSNSFVQNDFIQQLMDLRDFLTDNAEPDSIQEKVKAIPVAETCPELWILTSSGESALIAAHFGMALSFAQFINPTGGYASIRAYKERFQPSEALSSPQASVGIFVLCAETKEKAEELQAVMDRQLLNIEKGISEGILSYEEVKPYIYSDLERVRLLHNRGRMIVGTPDTVKKRILDLTLEYGIDEVVVSTITYDFKDRVRSYELLAEVFELENRL is encoded by the coding sequence ATGATACGATTAAGCGTTTTAGATCAGTCTCCAATTCGTAAAGGTGGGACCGCATTTCAGGCGGTCCAAGAGACGATTGAACTTGCGAAACTTACAGATAAGCTTGGCTATCATAGATATTGGGTTTCGGAACATCATAATATTTTGGGACTGGCTGGGTCTTCTCCCGAGGTCTTGATCTCACATCTTGCCGGTGAAACGAAAGGTATCCGCATGGGTTCAGGTGGGATCATGCTTCCGAACCATAGTTCTCTTAAGGTGGCCGAAAATTTTAGGATGCTCGAGACTTTGTTTCCAGGAAGGATAGACTTAGGACTTGGCAGAGCTCCCGGTGGAGATCGACTAACGGCTGCTATATTGAATCCTTCCAACAGTTTTGTTCAGAATGATTTTATCCAACAATTGATGGACTTACGAGATTTCTTGACGGACAATGCGGAGCCGGATTCCATTCAAGAAAAAGTAAAGGCCATCCCTGTCGCGGAAACTTGCCCTGAACTTTGGATCTTAACTTCCAGCGGGGAAAGCGCTTTAATCGCCGCTCATTTTGGAATGGCTTTATCGTTTGCACAATTTATCAATCCGACAGGAGGATACGCAAGTATCCGGGCATATAAAGAAAGATTCCAACCTTCCGAAGCTCTTTCCTCCCCTCAGGCGAGTGTGGGTATTTTTGTTTTATGCGCGGAAACAAAGGAGAAGGCGGAAGAACTACAGGCAGTAATGGACAGGCAACTTTTAAATATTGAAAAAGGAATTAGCGAGGGTATACTTTCTTACGAAGAAGTTAAGCCTTACATATATTCGGATTTGGAAAGGGTCAGGTTATTACATAATCGGGGTAGAATGATCGTCGGAACTCCTGATACGGTTAAAAAAAGGATTTTAGATCTGACTCTGGAATATGGAATAGATGAAGTAGTGGTTTCTACGATCACCTACGATTTTAAAGATAGGGTTCGTTCTTACGAACTGTTAGCAGAAGTTTTTGAATTGGAAAATAGATTATAA
- a CDS encoding LIC10183 family protein, translating to MDLLTEEISGDLLLDSKTFDFATNESELDAVRSMVIEAFDMTLADDIDFPEFYSLQRKHLFEEDESGPQERLNDAYRILAQFPQIDQSTVEVSSLDKGIGISFRLKSGEELSISLGGT from the coding sequence GTGGACTTGCTTACAGAAGAAATCTCCGGAGATCTATTACTCGATTCGAAAACTTTCGATTTTGCAACAAACGAATCCGAATTGGACGCCGTTCGCTCTATGGTAATCGAAGCATTCGATATGACACTTGCGGACGACATTGATTTTCCGGAATTCTATAGCCTCCAAAGAAAACATCTATTCGAAGAAGATGAAAGCGGTCCGCAAGAAAGATTAAACGACGCATATCGCATCCTCGCACAATTTCCCCAAATCGACCAATCCACCGTCGAAGTGTCTTCCTTAGATAAAGGAATTGGAATTTCCTTTCGACTGAAATCCGGCGAGGAACTTTCAATCAGTCTTGGCGGTACTTAA
- a CDS encoding DUF6046 domain-containing protein — protein sequence MILDPSPGGKFLAVTGSDLDPVMIEGYACPRGTKVTASQEKNYSKTSINGMEGTIKEVVGFRDWLLTIEFEFVSSTGLQLGAISEMRDVVSKWKKEESLSIIHPKINALKIFYILLTRIEFPDEDRAFELPCRIEAVSDDPLFDLETPPL from the coding sequence ATGATTTTAGATCCTTCTCCAGGCGGAAAGTTCTTAGCTGTTACTGGAAGCGACTTGGATCCTGTTATGATCGAAGGATACGCTTGTCCCCGAGGAACAAAAGTCACGGCTTCCCAAGAAAAGAACTATTCGAAAACTTCCATCAACGGCATGGAGGGAACTATAAAAGAGGTCGTAGGATTTCGCGACTGGCTTCTTACAATCGAATTCGAATTCGTAAGCTCGACCGGCCTTCAGCTTGGCGCAATCTCCGAAATGCGGGATGTGGTATCCAAATGGAAGAAAGAAGAATCCTTATCAATCATTCACCCAAAAATAAACGCATTAAAGATTTTTTATATACTACTGACACGGATAGAATTCCCAGACGAGGACCGAGCTTTCGAACTTCCGTGCAGGATTGAGGCTGTAAGTGATGATCCTCTTTTTGATTTGGAGACTCCTCCCTTATGA
- a CDS encoding baseplate J/gp47 family protein: MILYTTKSNVQREIERNITGSKVFESLDLTQLSKASTILRALANAVFLFLDQNLLALQKAIHYHTSEEEDLHEWLKRYGLEWKDETLARHKIRIGSKTPVPYSVTIPIGKVIGTADRKILFQIIQDSTLLPTTTVDDRGFYTVEVLCEALEPGTKGNVVQNAISEIVDYIEDCDVVYNPYSTPEFVARDRETIPSVRARIREAEIKSSSMWTPEWYVTEALGFSFVERAIFKSSKAIGIPGVVKLLLKGAGGTLSGSQLQSVMDHFDDEDKNPGGTAKVVCENIDAVEINKVFNVYFASSESIPDSITLENLAETFFFGLKDGDDFVTNSLRSSLLNLPDAVQCDVDVEDNIFISPGSLAVKGPSFDIIATVYSG; the protein is encoded by the coding sequence ATGATCCTTTACACTACAAAATCGAACGTCCAAAGAGAAATAGAACGGAATATTACCGGATCTAAAGTCTTCGAAAGTTTGGACCTTACTCAACTTTCGAAAGCTAGTACGATTTTGAGAGCCTTGGCAAATGCTGTTTTCTTGTTCCTAGACCAGAATCTCCTTGCTCTTCAAAAAGCAATCCACTACCACACTTCGGAGGAAGAGGATCTTCACGAATGGCTAAAACGATACGGCCTAGAATGGAAAGACGAAACGTTAGCAAGGCATAAGATCCGAATCGGTTCAAAAACTCCCGTGCCTTATAGTGTTACCATACCGATTGGAAAAGTTATCGGAACAGCCGACAGAAAAATCCTCTTCCAAATCATTCAAGATTCGACACTTCTCCCCACGACAACCGTTGATGATAGAGGATTCTATACAGTGGAAGTCCTTTGCGAAGCTTTAGAGCCCGGAACAAAGGGAAACGTTGTTCAAAATGCGATTTCAGAAATTGTCGATTACATCGAAGATTGCGATGTGGTATACAACCCGTATTCCACTCCCGAATTCGTAGCAAGGGATCGCGAAACAATACCAAGTGTTCGTGCTCGTATCCGAGAAGCAGAGATCAAATCCAGTTCTATGTGGACGCCGGAATGGTACGTCACGGAAGCTTTAGGTTTTTCTTTTGTAGAAAGAGCTATTTTCAAGAGTAGTAAAGCGATCGGGATCCCCGGCGTTGTGAAGCTACTTTTGAAAGGCGCGGGTGGAACTTTATCCGGATCCCAACTTCAAAGTGTAATGGATCATTTCGACGATGAAGACAAGAATCCGGGGGGGACTGCAAAAGTCGTTTGTGAAAATATCGATGCGGTTGAGATCAATAAGGTCTTTAACGTTTACTTCGCTTCCTCCGAATCCATTCCGGATTCCATTACTCTGGAAAACTTGGCCGAAACATTCTTCTTTGGCTTAAAAGATGGAGACGACTTCGTTACGAACTCGCTCCGTTCCAGCCTATTGAATCTCCCCGATGCAGTTCAGTGCGATGTGGACGTCGAGGATAATATTTTCATCTCTCCGGGAAGCCTCGCTGTTAAAGGTCCAAGTTTCGATATTATTGCAACGGTGTATTCTGGATGA
- a CDS encoding acetyl-CoA C-acetyltransferase — translation MEEAVLLDGIRTPFGNFGGTLKDVSAVDLGVLVSKSLLERTGVNPSDIGESIFGNVVPTGKEAIYLARHIGLKTGLPITVPALTLNRLCGSGMEAIIQAAKKIYLGESEAVLAGGSESMSNAPYVVRNARWGVKYGSAEFEDSLEQGLTDQYVGLIMGATAENLADQYKISRAEQDEWAGISQTRAEKATVEGRLKEEILPVTVGGKKPVTLEKDEFIKGAASIEKLSGLRPAFREGGTVTAGNASGLNDGAAATIVTSASYAKKIGKKPLAIIRGYGHAGCDPAKMGIGPALAIPIALKKAGLKLSDMSLVEVNEAFAAQYLAVQKELGLNPEITNVNGGAVAIGHPLGASGARVTITLAYELRRRKAKYGVASLCIGGGQGIAIILENPEA, via the coding sequence ATGGAAGAAGCAGTTTTATTGGACGGGATCCGCACCCCTTTCGGAAATTTCGGCGGAACATTAAAAGACGTAAGCGCAGTGGACTTAGGAGTTTTGGTCTCTAAATCCTTGCTAGAAAGAACAGGAGTTAATCCTTCCGATATAGGCGAGTCTATTTTCGGAAACGTAGTCCCTACAGGTAAAGAAGCCATCTATTTAGCTAGGCATATTGGACTCAAAACCGGATTACCAATTACTGTTCCCGCTTTGACCTTAAATAGACTTTGCGGTTCCGGAATGGAAGCAATCATACAAGCAGCTAAAAAGATCTATTTGGGAGAATCGGAAGCAGTTCTCGCAGGTGGATCCGAATCCATGAGCAACGCGCCTTATGTTGTGCGTAACGCAAGATGGGGAGTCAAATACGGTTCTGCCGAGTTCGAAGATTCATTAGAGCAAGGATTAACCGACCAATACGTTGGTCTTATCATGGGCGCAACTGCAGAAAATCTCGCAGACCAATATAAGATCAGTAGAGCGGAACAGGACGAATGGGCAGGGATTTCTCAAACCAGGGCGGAAAAAGCAACGGTAGAAGGTAGACTAAAAGAAGAGATCCTTCCCGTAACTGTAGGCGGAAAAAAACCGGTTACATTAGAAAAAGATGAATTTATCAAAGGCGCCGCTTCTATCGAAAAACTTTCCGGATTAAGGCCTGCCTTCAGAGAAGGTGGAACGGTTACCGCAGGAAACGCATCCGGTCTGAATGATGGAGCTGCCGCGACAATCGTTACTTCAGCTTCTTACGCTAAAAAGATCGGTAAAAAACCCTTAGCAATCATCAGAGGATACGGACACGCGGGATGTGATCCTGCGAAAATGGGGATCGGACCCGCGTTAGCAATTCCGATCGCTCTTAAAAAAGCCGGTTTAAAACTTTCGGACATGAGCCTTGTAGAAGTAAACGAAGCGTTTGCAGCTCAGTATCTTGCGGTCCAAAAAGAATTAGGCCTAAATCCTGAGATCACAAACGTAAACGGTGGAGCAGTTGCGATAGGACATCCGCTCGGAGCAAGTGGTGCAAGAGTAACCATAACTTTGGCTTACGAACTTAGAAGAAGAAAGGCAAAATACGGAGTCGCTTCTCTGTGTATCGGCGGCGGTCAAGGGATCGCTATTATTCTAGAAAATCCGGAAGCATAA
- a CDS encoding phage tail tape measure protein — translation MDAFELGVVLSLKDYVSGRLGEIEGRWKSLRKSMDDTSASAQLFDRSMGLAKAGQRMLEYGSAGLYFSKSLIDAGREAGKLEKNIESLGVSREEVTKISSEVRGMTGDLGIAQETFLSGIYDIKSAVSSLNPAELSSVAKALGQAAIATKGDFAGLADLFGTTHAQFKKMYNESDAAFALRFSNTLSISVQKFKTDGAKMQAAIQSLGATAAGMGVTLEEQMSVLGLLQNTMQPGVAGTSYRAFLSTAGEGFQKLGLNAKNAQGQIKTMPALLEELNKKYSKSFIVDQATGNKVLKLDARNEIKKALGSEEAVAAVENLIPKIGELKTSISEIKDANLSGTADALNKMAGTNLEDLDSQIGRAESGWKALKASLSEPIRNGALLSVTKGFADMLSGVTRLLDANPTLKQFVSYLVFGGSVVLFLGGSFLTLVGVIGMYTAVTNSAAAATLFNTAATVKNWIAKVANKTATIALTVAEYALIGIVGLATYSWMALSFVYGIVTSKTKALAAWQAIQAGATKALTFATTLLNAAFWANPITWVVAGILLAVGVVAAAIYYWDEWTSAVSKAWNENKNLVSAILLLTGPIGWTIAALVKIKDNWGSIVGWIGKAVSAVKEFFGMGGDKVTVGTTKDQKITVPTPASPSVSATNTVFDSLGMSGKDRMLTQTGGAKLDLKKDAQYSKALELPKFDSSGLANSPLSGIPGGMGAQAIQITIKSLVDKVTFQNNSSGYRESGLFIGNLFEDAIRKSAEKGNPLSPGFGFPVGG, via the coding sequence ATGGACGCCTTTGAATTAGGGGTCGTTTTAAGCCTCAAAGACTATGTTTCCGGTCGACTCGGTGAAATCGAAGGCCGTTGGAAATCTCTTCGGAAAAGTATGGATGACACAAGTGCGTCTGCTCAACTTTTCGATCGTTCTATGGGACTTGCCAAAGCGGGCCAACGTATGCTCGAATACGGTTCCGCTGGACTCTACTTTTCTAAGTCTCTTATCGATGCAGGAAGAGAAGCGGGTAAACTCGAAAAGAATATAGAGTCTTTAGGAGTTTCCAGAGAAGAAGTGACTAAAATTTCCTCTGAGGTTCGCGGGATGACCGGGGATCTTGGGATCGCACAAGAAACGTTCCTTTCAGGTATTTATGACATCAAATCCGCAGTTTCGAGTTTAAACCCTGCGGAACTTTCTAGTGTAGCGAAAGCTTTGGGGCAAGCGGCCATTGCAACCAAAGGAGATTTTGCAGGTCTTGCGGATCTCTTTGGTACAACCCACGCACAATTTAAGAAAATGTATAACGAATCGGATGCGGCTTTTGCATTACGTTTTTCGAATACTCTATCTATTTCAGTTCAAAAATTTAAAACGGATGGCGCGAAAATGCAAGCGGCCATCCAGTCCCTCGGAGCAACCGCCGCCGGAATGGGAGTCACTTTAGAAGAGCAAATGAGTGTTCTCGGTTTACTCCAAAATACGATGCAACCGGGAGTCGCTGGAACAAGTTATCGAGCTTTTTTAAGTACGGCAGGAGAAGGATTCCAAAAGCTAGGACTGAACGCTAAGAATGCGCAGGGCCAAATCAAAACAATGCCAGCACTTTTGGAGGAACTGAACAAGAAATATTCTAAATCCTTTATAGTCGATCAGGCAACGGGGAACAAAGTTCTAAAACTGGATGCAAGAAACGAAATCAAAAAAGCACTCGGCTCCGAGGAAGCTGTCGCCGCAGTGGAAAACTTAATTCCAAAAATTGGAGAATTGAAAACTTCCATCTCAGAGATCAAAGACGCAAATCTGAGCGGGACAGCGGACGCCTTAAATAAGATGGCCGGAACAAATTTGGAGGATTTGGATTCTCAAATCGGAAGAGCAGAAAGCGGATGGAAAGCATTAAAGGCAAGTCTTTCCGAGCCGATTCGAAATGGAGCCCTGCTATCCGTCACCAAAGGATTTGCGGATATGCTTTCCGGAGTTACGAGGCTTTTGGATGCAAATCCGACACTAAAGCAATTTGTATCCTATCTTGTATTCGGCGGGTCCGTTGTGCTATTCTTGGGTGGATCCTTTCTTACTCTTGTCGGAGTCATTGGAATGTATACAGCCGTTACTAATTCTGCGGCGGCGGCCACTTTGTTTAATACAGCGGCTACCGTAAAAAACTGGATTGCGAAAGTGGCAAATAAAACCGCGACAATCGCCTTGACCGTAGCAGAATACGCACTGATCGGAATTGTGGGTCTCGCCACTTACTCCTGGATGGCCCTAAGTTTTGTCTATGGAATTGTAACGAGTAAAACAAAAGCACTTGCGGCTTGGCAAGCTATCCAAGCAGGAGCGACAAAAGCACTAACCTTTGCAACTACACTCTTGAATGCGGCCTTCTGGGCGAATCCGATCACCTGGGTAGTTGCAGGGATCCTACTCGCAGTGGGAGTCGTTGCCGCCGCGATCTACTATTGGGATGAATGGACTTCCGCCGTTTCCAAAGCATGGAATGAAAACAAGAATCTAGTATCAGCCATCCTTTTACTCACGGGTCCGATCGGTTGGACGATTGCCGCTCTTGTTAAGATCAAGGACAACTGGGGATCGATTGTGGGATGGATTGGCAAAGCAGTTTCAGCGGTAAAAGAATTCTTTGGTATGGGTGGAGACAAGGTAACGGTTGGAACCACAAAAGACCAAAAGATCACAGTACCGACTCCTGCAAGTCCGAGTGTTTCCGCTACAAATACCGTCTTTGATTCCTTGGGAATGAGCGGAAAAGATAGAATGCTCACACAAACAGGCGGAGCAAAACTGGATTTAAAGAAGGATGCACAATACTCCAAAGCATTAGAACTTCCTAAATTCGATTCTTCTGGACTCGCAAACAGTCCATTGAGCGGAATCCCGGGAGGAATGGGAGCACAGGCCATCCAAATCACAATCAAGAGCCTCGTTGATAAAGTAACATTCCAGAATAATTCTTCCGGTTATAGGGAATCTGGTCTTTTCATAGGTAACTTATTCGAAGACGCAATCCGAAAATCCGCTGAAAAAGGGAATCCACTCTCGCCTGGTTTTGGATTTCCGGTGGGGGGATAA
- a CDS encoding DUF2586 family protein, producing MAIGSVSTTHVSGGLGNSFPYEDKVHAKIGQAEGYDANKPILISTYGQGKDVFVQGELVDALKQHFEEFNEEAGEVPVPVLCIRPENDQPGSVDPAVAGEENTGLADLPTIEGSPTGSRMVVLKITKAGALGTAEYRKSENGGEAFGPPVITPVGGVIALAVGVTATFTNDTTAQADTFKVGDTFTFNIKGPTASAAKRLVAIEVLKTIDQGNNPFYWFHHIGGVNRAFAVSVSVLLEEMRTQNLFRIFGVLETERKQTAETVESYFLRMQDEWDSYENERIAVIGAEGRYIPGGTDSQGGWNASLELADSIGEWRNAATFLCARLAASRVNVSAAWVAKNKSRTFIGIRYWIEGYKNYLGALDDLGLTMLKIYPDWQGVYIASDNLMAPPASDFQNIPELRRANKMHRIVYRGSLPFLKMDTETNSGSGGLDAIKAEVDKKVSEEMERPGEAEISGHEIIFGTIKKVGEKKVLPATMKMKIKDRLDTIQWTTEFVLG from the coding sequence ATGGCCATAGGTTCCGTATCAACTACACACGTTTCCGGCGGACTCGGAAATAGTTTTCCTTACGAGGATAAGGTTCACGCCAAAATTGGACAGGCGGAAGGTTACGATGCAAATAAGCCGATCCTGATCTCAACGTATGGTCAAGGGAAGGATGTATTTGTACAGGGTGAGCTAGTCGATGCACTCAAACAACATTTCGAAGAATTCAACGAGGAAGCGGGAGAAGTTCCGGTTCCTGTTCTTTGCATCCGGCCCGAAAACGACCAGCCCGGAAGTGTAGATCCCGCAGTAGCCGGAGAGGAAAATACAGGGCTTGCAGATCTTCCGACAATCGAAGGATCCCCTACCGGAAGTAGAATGGTCGTTTTAAAAATTACGAAAGCCGGTGCGTTGGGAACTGCGGAGTATCGCAAGAGTGAGAACGGAGGCGAAGCTTTCGGTCCTCCTGTGATCACTCCTGTAGGTGGAGTCATTGCACTTGCAGTAGGTGTTACTGCAACTTTTACAAACGACACAACTGCGCAAGCAGACACCTTCAAGGTTGGAGATACCTTTACTTTTAATATCAAAGGACCGACTGCGTCTGCGGCCAAACGTTTAGTCGCAATCGAAGTTTTAAAAACAATCGATCAAGGAAATAATCCTTTTTACTGGTTCCACCATATTGGAGGAGTCAATCGGGCTTTCGCGGTCTCCGTTTCTGTTCTACTCGAAGAGATGAGAACTCAAAACCTTTTCCGAATTTTCGGAGTTTTGGAAACTGAAAGAAAACAAACCGCAGAGACAGTAGAATCCTATTTTCTTCGGATGCAAGACGAATGGGACTCTTACGAAAACGAAAGGATTGCCGTAATCGGTGCGGAAGGTCGCTACATTCCGGGCGGAACCGATTCCCAAGGAGGATGGAATGCCTCTCTCGAATTAGCCGACTCGATCGGAGAATGGAGAAACGCGGCAACTTTTCTTTGTGCAAGACTTGCCGCATCCAGGGTAAACGTAAGTGCGGCCTGGGTTGCAAAGAACAAATCCAGAACTTTTATCGGGATCCGTTACTGGATCGAAGGATATAAGAACTATCTTGGTGCGTTAGATGATCTTGGCCTTACCATGCTCAAGATTTATCCGGATTGGCAAGGAGTGTATATTGCAAGCGATAATCTCATGGCTCCACCGGCTTCGGACTTCCAAAATATTCCGGAACTTAGAAGAGCAAACAAGATGCACCGGATTGTTTACCGGGGATCCTTACCGTTCCTTAAAATGGACACAGAAACAAATTCTGGATCCGGCGGCTTAGATGCGATCAAGGCCGAGGTGGATAAGAAAGTCTCCGAAGAAATGGAACGTCCGGGAGAGGCGGAAATTTCCGGCCACGAAATCATCTTTGGAACAATCAAGAAGGTCGGTGAGAAAAAGGTCCTTCCGGCAACCATGAAGATGAAGATCAAAGATAGGCTCGATACGATCCAATGGACGACCGAGTTCGTACTAGGATAA
- a CDS encoding amidohydrolase family protein, producing the protein MAPQIRKISGKFQNSKGSFIGTVELDPKTGLILSVQKGKVLQSSNAEELAFDPDKFVIFSGFGDIHVHAREDESGKHKYKEDFLSAGNAAINGGVIHIADMPNNPIPPTDDITYSKKRELADHSPVRITLYAGIGPHTKPLKAHVPYKAFMGPSVGELFFYSNEQLEETIRHYKGCNVSFHCEDPEILEKNQNETYHEDRRPAIAETLATDFALYLIEKYDLVGKLCHYSTEEGLKKIVEARKRGVKVKCEVTPTHLYFDKTMLTDENRHWFQMNPPLRGPEDKAALLQGVKEGWIDFLATDHAPHSIEEKLKGTSGISQLDTYSLFVTWLHKTAGVSLEKISEICAENPGDFVAEFLPKEYGKGFGKIEEGYCGSFTVLDFQTPTTFRKEDIKSKSGWSPFEGFTFPGSIASVIHLGKKVR; encoded by the coding sequence ATGGCGCCTCAAATCCGGAAAATTTCAGGAAAATTCCAAAACTCAAAAGGATCTTTTATAGGAACCGTGGAGCTGGACCCGAAAACGGGCCTAATACTTTCCGTCCAGAAGGGTAAAGTATTACAATCTTCTAATGCGGAGGAGCTTGCATTCGATCCTGACAAGTTTGTGATCTTTTCGGGGTTCGGCGATATTCATGTGCACGCTAGAGAAGACGAATCCGGAAAACATAAATACAAAGAGGATTTTTTATCCGCAGGAAATGCTGCGATCAACGGAGGTGTGATCCATATTGCGGACATGCCTAATAATCCGATCCCTCCGACCGACGATATTACATATTCAAAAAAAAGAGAACTTGCAGATCATTCTCCTGTTCGGATCACCTTATATGCGGGGATAGGTCCTCATACCAAACCTCTAAAGGCGCATGTTCCATATAAAGCATTCATGGGTCCTTCTGTCGGCGAATTATTCTTTTATTCCAATGAGCAGTTGGAGGAGACAATCCGACATTATAAAGGTTGTAACGTTAGTTTTCATTGTGAAGATCCTGAAATTTTAGAGAAGAACCAAAACGAAACATATCATGAAGACAGAAGACCCGCTATTGCGGAAACTTTGGCGACCGATTTTGCGCTTTATCTGATCGAAAAATACGACCTGGTAGGGAAGTTATGCCATTATTCAACGGAAGAAGGTTTGAAGAAGATAGTAGAAGCCCGCAAGAGAGGAGTTAAAGTGAAATGCGAAGTAACTCCTACTCATCTCTATTTTGACAAAACCATGCTCACCGACGAAAACCGTCACTGGTTCCAGATGAATCCACCTCTAAGAGGACCAGAGGACAAAGCAGCTCTGCTCCAAGGAGTCAAAGAAGGTTGGATTGACTTCTTAGCCACCGATCATGCCCCTCATTCTATAGAAGAAAAACTAAAGGGTACATCCGGTATTTCCCAGCTGGATACTTATTCTTTATTCGTGACTTGGTTGCATAAGACAGCAGGTGTTTCTTTGGAAAAAATTTCCGAAATATGCGCGGAGAATCCTGGAGATTTTGTTGCGGAGTTTTTGCCTAAGGAATACGGAAAAGGTTTCGGAAAAATAGAAGAAGGTTATTGCGGAAGTTTTACCGTTCTGGATTTCCAAACTCCGACTACATTCAGAAAAGAAGATATAAAAAGTAAAAGCGGATGGTCTCCATTTGAGGGATTTACTTTTCCGGGAAGCATTGCTTCCGTCATTCACCTTGGAAAAAAGGTAAGGTAG
- a CDS encoding methylated-DNA--[protein]-cysteine S-methyltransferase yields the protein MILIKEIQSPLGILIAGAVEEGLCLLEFTEKERLELQLTRLKKIFGEDVQPGESKFFSILEEQLKEYFEGKRKEFDIPLIVLGTDFQKKAWEALHSVVYGKTNSYESQAIRIGDKNAVRAVAKANGENRIAILIPCHRIVGKSGDLTGYGGGLWRKKFLLELEQKFSDSPTLPFFQGE from the coding sequence ATGATCCTAATAAAAGAAATCCAATCCCCTTTAGGAATACTTATCGCAGGAGCGGTGGAAGAAGGTCTGTGTCTTTTGGAATTCACAGAAAAAGAGAGATTAGAACTCCAACTTACTCGGCTCAAAAAAATTTTCGGAGAGGATGTCCAACCGGGAGAAAGTAAGTTTTTCTCTATATTAGAAGAACAGCTTAAGGAATATTTCGAAGGTAAAAGAAAGGAATTCGATATCCCACTCATAGTTTTAGGCACCGACTTTCAGAAAAAAGCATGGGAGGCGCTACATTCAGTCGTTTATGGAAAGACAAATTCTTACGAGTCTCAAGCGATAAGGATCGGGGACAAAAATGCGGTCCGTGCAGTTGCAAAAGCCAATGGAGAAAATCGGATCGCCATATTGATCCCGTGTCATAGGATTGTCGGCAAAAGTGGTGATCTAACCGGCTATGGTGGAGGTCTCTGGAGAAAAAAATTCCTGCTAGAATTAGAGCAGAAATTTTCCGATTCTCCTACCTTACCTTTTTTCCAAGGTGAATGA